In Mesotoga infera, one DNA window encodes the following:
- a CDS encoding peptide chain release factor 1, protein MDLGKIMEVFKERFKEVEKELSKPEVASDPEKLMEYGKKHSELSEIINLYGEISLMKSELEEWHEMKASSDESELEEIDKAVSDLESNISRQELNLKGLLVPDLSDERNIIIEIRAGTGGEEAALFAADLFRMYNRYAERNNWKSEIIDSNETDIGGLKEMIFQIRGRSVFSKLKYESGVHRVQRVPSTESGGRIHTSTATVAVLPEASETEVKIDPTDLRIDTYRASGAGGQHVNKTDSAVRIVHEPTGIVVAVQKERSQHQNKARALEILRARLYEMYSSKAENEITETRRTQIGTGERSEKIRTYNYPQNRVTDHRINFTSYRLLYIMDGDLDELVTELSAADINKRLELLHRKLIG, encoded by the coding sequence ATGGATCTAGGTAAGATAATGGAAGTCTTCAAGGAACGCTTCAAAGAAGTCGAGAAGGAGCTTTCCAAGCCCGAAGTTGCATCAGACCCGGAAAAGCTCATGGAATATGGCAAGAAGCATTCGGAACTCTCCGAGATCATTAATCTCTACGGTGAGATCAGTTTAATGAAAAGTGAGCTTGAGGAGTGGCACGAAATGAAGGCTTCTTCAGATGAAAGCGAGCTTGAGGAAATTGATAAAGCAGTTTCCGATCTTGAAAGCAACATTTCCAGGCAGGAGCTCAATCTTAAGGGACTTTTAGTTCCCGATCTTTCCGATGAAAGAAACATAATAATCGAAATAAGGGCAGGTACCGGCGGTGAGGAGGCTGCGTTGTTCGCCGCGGATCTATTTCGTATGTACAACAGATATGCCGAGCGAAACAACTGGAAATCAGAGATTATCGATTCGAATGAGACGGATATCGGAGGACTAAAGGAAATGATCTTCCAGATAAGGGGGAGGAGTGTTTTCAGCAAGCTGAAATACGAAAGCGGGGTCCACAGAGTTCAGAGAGTTCCCTCAACCGAATCAGGCGGAAGGATCCACACTTCTACGGCAACAGTAGCTGTACTTCCTGAAGCAAGCGAAACCGAAGTGAAGATAGATCCGACCGATCTCAGGATAGACACATACAGAGCTTCTGGTGCTGGTGGCCAACACGTTAACAAGACTGATTCAGCGGTCAGGATAGTCCATGAACCGACGGGAATTGTTGTCGCTGTCCAGAAGGAGAGATCTCAGCACCAGAATAAGGCAAGAGCTCTTGAGATTTTGCGTGCCAGGCTCTACGAAATGTATAGTTCGAAGGCCGAAAATGAGATAACTGAGACCAGAAGGACACAGATCGGCACAGGGGAAAGGAGTGAGAAGATAAGAACCTACAACTATCCTCAGAACAGAGTAACTGATCACAGGATAAATTTCACGAGCTACAGACTCCTGTACATAATGGACGGAGATCTCGACGAACTTGTTACTGAGCTTTCTGCAGCAGATATCAACAAGCGCTTGGAACTACTACATAGAAAGCTTATCGGTTAG
- a CDS encoding aminoacyl-tRNA deacylase yields MKGKKTRRTNATRILDGLGIKYEVLEYEVDENDLGAENVALKLGLSVSQTVKTIVLKGDRSGVFVCCLRGHREIDMKKLPEVTGDRNIETVPAERLLSLTGYVRGGVSPLGMKKNLRILIDSDVVNEDSVSMSAGKRGLQLWLRPSELVYATEGEVASFSKEKR; encoded by the coding sequence ATGAAAGGCAAAAAAACTCGCAGAACGAACGCGACAAGAATTTTGGACGGCCTTGGAATCAAATACGAAGTTCTGGAATACGAAGTCGATGAGAACGATCTCGGTGCAGAGAATGTCGCGTTGAAACTGGGATTATCTGTGTCGCAAACGGTGAAAACTATCGTCTTGAAGGGTGACAGAAGTGGTGTTTTTGTCTGTTGCTTGAGGGGACACAGAGAGATAGACATGAAAAAACTCCCTGAAGTTACCGGAGACAGAAATATCGAGACTGTTCCTGCGGAACGACTCCTGTCACTTACGGGTTATGTGAGAGGCGGAGTCTCTCCTCTCGGAATGAAGAAGAACTTGAGAATACTTATCGACAGCGATGTAGTGAATGAAGACAGTGTTTCTATGAGTGCCGGTAAGCGAGGTCTTCAATTATGGTTAAGACCGTCGGAACTTGTTTACGCAACTGAAGGTGAGGTGGCCTCCTTTTCAAAAGAGAAGCGCTAG
- a CDS encoding zinc ribbon domain-containing protein, whose product MYSRSNDSVKTIIKLVGVIVYAVGIGLIIFSFAEIFLAPYLSIVFGSVFVFVVLGFIATTLGRMLINVAKTKSFSGPVSEQEPVSTREVQEDMTYDYTFVSDREARIQKTKSKSYSRCPECGAENEDKASKCSNCGSSLVGYKKCSLCYMLNKKENRFCKNCGHDFNLD is encoded by the coding sequence ATGTACAGCCGCTCTAATGATTCAGTTAAGACAATAATCAAGTTAGTAGGTGTAATAGTCTACGCGGTTGGTATAGGTTTGATCATATTTAGCTTTGCGGAAATCTTTCTGGCACCGTATTTAAGCATAGTATTCGGAAGTGTCTTTGTATTCGTAGTGCTGGGTTTCATCGCTACAACACTGGGTAGAATGCTAATCAATGTGGCAAAAACGAAGAGTTTCTCCGGTCCCGTAAGTGAGCAGGAACCTGTTAGCACGCGTGAAGTGCAGGAAGACATGACCTATGACTACACTTTTGTTTCCGATAGAGAGGCAAGAATACAGAAGACAAAAAGTAAAAGTTATTCCAGGTGCCCGGAATGCGGCGCGGAGAATGAGGACAAAGCAAGCAAGTGTTCAAATTGCGGCTCTTCTCTTGTCGGTTACAAGAAGTGCAGCCTCTGCTACATGCTGAATAAGAAGGAGAATCGCTTCTGCAAGAACTGTGGACACGACTTCAATCTTGACTGA